The genomic window CCGGAGCTTCCGTGTGTGATGATCTCGGCCTATGGCACGGTGGAGCGAGCGGTGGAGGCACTGCGGCGGGGGGCGGTGGACTTCCTGGAGAAGCCGCTCTCCTTACAGAAGGTGAGAATCGTGGCCGAGCGGACGGCAAGCGAGGTCTTCGCCCGGAAGGTGGTGGAGCAGGAGAGGGAGCGGTACGCCCTCCTCGGGGAATCTGAGGCCATTCGGGAGGTGCGGCGGCTCGTCGAGAAGGCGGCCCGGGTGGAGGTCCCCGTGCTGGTCACCGGTGAGAGCGGCACGGGGAAGGAGCACGTGGCGCGACTCCTCCACCTCTTGAGCAGGCGAGCCCGGGGGCCGCTCGTGGCCCTCAACTGCGCTGCAGTCCCTGCGGATCTCTTTGAGAGTGAGATCTTCGGACACGAGAAGGGGAGCTTCACCGGGGCCGAGAGGCGGCGCAAGGGGAGGATCGAGGAGGCGAGGGGAGGGACGCTCTTTCTGGACGAGGTGGGGGAGCTGCCGGCCTCCCAGCAGGCGAAGCTCCTGCGGGTCCTCGAGACGGGGGAGTACTATCCCGTGGGGGCCGAGAGGCCGCGGAGGGCCGATGTGCGGGTGGTGTGCGCCACGAACAGGGACCTCGAAGCCATGGTGAGGGAGGGATCGTTCCGGGCAGATCTCTACTACAGGCTGGGGGTCTTGAGGATCCACGTCCCCCCACTCAGGGAGCGGAGGGAGGATATCCCGCTCCTCGCACAGGTCTTTCTCAGACGGGTGTGCGAGGAGCTGGGG from Spirochaeta thermophila DSM 6192 includes these protein-coding regions:
- a CDS encoding sigma-54-dependent transcriptional regulator, which gives rise to MTVLVVDDERDVVEGFRMAFPEWEVRGAGSGAEALRVLEAEPVDLVFLDVRLGREDGLALLGRIKERWPELPCVMISAYGTVERAVEALRRGAVDFLEKPLSLQKVRIVAERTASEVFARKVVEQERERYALLGESEAIREVRRLVEKAARVEVPVLVTGESGTGKEHVARLLHLLSRRARGPLVALNCAAVPADLFESEIFGHEKGSFTGAERRRKGRIEEARGGTLFLDEVGELPASQQAKLLRVLETGEYYPVGAERPRRADVRVVCATNRDLEAMVREGSFRADLYYRLGVLRIHVPPLRERREDIPLLAQVFLRRVCEELGQGRSFSRETLSVLMEGEYPGNVRELQHLVWRAALLSEGPVIGPEVVGKVRDEGRKAFVEDLLLAPRPLGEARREFERAYIAYHLSRCGGNVSRTARKLGMAPSNLMRRMRELGMR